One Polaribacter sp. SA4-12 genomic window carries:
- a CDS encoding DUF4249 domain-containing protein translates to MKTIKLFFFLIIILTSANSCVEPIEIKNITYENFLVVEGNLTNELKNHTIILSRTFATEETEANPETNASVLVKGNNGSTFLYSENTPGVYVSTIAYKAEIGKSYTLEITTKDGASYMSTSQEISGINEINTIKSKKITRPNGDEGVGIYVKSEGANDGANYYRYTYEETYKIVAPEWSPLKLEIISDIPTFKVKTVLKNTTDGKVCYKTINATNIVQTETFSLSENNVDLNVRFLDKNDFIISHRYSMLLTQHVESFEAYSYYKTLNKISSSQSRFTQNQPGFVPGNISSTTNTDDKVLGYFDVTSVSKKRMFFNYSDYFPNNTIDFIEECVYIVPLLSDEGKSPLIDEIRRGNYLYNKVFNPPPLTLGPHGPYLLVAKVCGDCRELGDSIKPTFWVD, encoded by the coding sequence ATGAAAACTATAAAACTATTTTTCTTTTTAATCATAATTCTCACATCAGCAAATAGTTGTGTAGAACCTATTGAAATTAAAAACATTACGTACGAAAACTTTCTAGTTGTTGAAGGAAATCTTACAAATGAATTAAAAAATCATACAATAATACTATCCCGAACTTTTGCAACAGAAGAAACGGAAGCAAACCCAGAAACAAACGCTTCTGTACTTGTAAAAGGCAATAATGGAAGTACCTTTTTATATTCAGAAAACACCCCTGGAGTTTATGTTTCTACAATAGCCTATAAAGCTGAAATAGGGAAATCATATACTTTAGAAATTACCACTAAAGATGGAGCATCTTATATGTCTACTTCTCAAGAAATTTCTGGTATAAATGAAATTAATACAATTAAATCAAAAAAAATAACAAGACCAAATGGTGATGAAGGAGTTGGTATTTACGTAAAAAGTGAAGGTGCAAATGATGGCGCTAATTATTATAGATATACATATGAAGAAACATATAAAATTGTAGCTCCAGAATGGTCTCCTTTAAAATTAGAAATTATTTCTGACATTCCTACTTTTAAAGTAAAAACAGTTTTAAAAAACACAACAGATGGTAAAGTTTGTTACAAAACAATTAACGCTACAAACATTGTACAAACAGAAACATTTTCTCTTTCGGAAAATAATGTGGACTTAAACGTACGATTTCTTGATAAAAACGATTTTATCATTTCTCATAGGTATAGTATGTTATTAACACAACATGTAGAATCTTTCGAAGCATATTCTTATTATAAAACGCTTAATAAAATATCTTCATCTCAAAGTAGATTCACTCAAAATCAACCTGGTTTTGTTCCTGGGAATATTTCTTCCACAACAAATACTGATGATAAAGTTTTAGGTTATTTTGATGTAACTTCTGTTTCTAAAAAAAGAATGTTTTTTAATTACTCAGACTATTTTCCAAATAATACAATCGATTTTATCGAAGAATGTGTTTATATAGTTCCTTTATTGAGTGACGAAGGAAAATCTCCTTTAATAGACGAAATAAGAAGAGGTAATTATCTCTATAATAAAGTTTTTAATCCACCTCCACTTACACTTGGACCACATGGACCTTATTTATTAGTTGCAAAAGTATGTGGTGATTGCAGAGAATTAGGAGATAGTATTAAACCTACTTTTTGGGTAGATTAA
- a CDS encoding VOC family protein, whose product MIQPFHLAIPVQNLEKCRTFYRDILNCEEGRSSEHWVDFNFFGHQLVIHQKDGFNPERISNPVDGHDVPVPHFGVVLTWEDWHSLADRLKAKNTKFEIAPCIRFEGKVGEQATMFFNDPENNALEFKAFKDMNQLFAK is encoded by the coding sequence ATGATACAACCATTCCATTTAGCAATTCCAGTTCAAAATTTAGAAAAGTGTAGAACCTTTTACAGAGATATCTTAAACTGTGAAGAAGGTCGAAGTTCTGAACATTGGGTAGATTTTAATTTCTTTGGACATCAATTAGTTATTCATCAGAAAGATGGATTTAACCCAGAGAGAATTTCTAATCCTGTTGATGGACACGATGTTCCTGTTCCGCATTTTGGAGTCGTTTTAACTTGGGAAGATTGGCATTCTTTAGCGGATCGATTAAAAGCTAAGAACACAAAATTTGAAATAGCACCTTGCATTCGTTTTGAAGGAAAAGTAGGAGAACAAGCAACAATGTTTTTTAATGATCCTGAAAATAATGCGTTGGAATTTAA
- a CDS encoding ACP phosphodiesterase produces the protein MNFLAHLYLSQDDTNIMIGNFIADHIRGNNYEAYSKEIQQGIFLHREIDTFTDAHEVVRKSKRRLHERYRHYDGVIIDIFYDYFLAKNWSDYSAIPLDVYTETINDLFRKIAEKLPIKSQNFIKYMLEYNLLFNYGNKEGIAKVLNGMNSRTKGKSQMNLAIEDLQNLEEEFQEDFTLFFKDLIAHTNQKLIEIKTAV, from the coding sequence ATGAACTTCCTAGCACATTTATACTTATCCCAAGACGATACCAATATTATGATTGGTAATTTTATTGCAGATCATATTAGAGGTAATAATTATGAGGCATATTCAAAAGAAATTCAGCAAGGTATTTTCTTACACAGAGAAATAGATACGTTTACAGATGCTCATGAAGTTGTTAGAAAAAGTAAAAGACGTTTACACGAGCGTTACAGACATTATGATGGTGTAATTATAGATATTTTTTATGATTACTTTTTAGCAAAAAACTGGTCAGATTATTCTGCAATTCCTTTGGATGTATATACAGAAACGATCAATGATTTATTTAGAAAAATAGCTGAAAAATTACCTATAAAATCTCAAAACTTCATCAAATACATGTTGGAGTATAATTTACTTTTCAATTATGGAAATAAAGAAGGAATTGCGAAAGTTCTGAATGGTATGAATAGTAGAACAAAAGGTAAATCTCAAATGAATTTAGCTATTGAAGATCTACAAAACCTAGAAGAAGAATTTCAAGAAGATTTTACGTTGTTTTTTAAAGATTTAATAGCACACACAAATCAAAAATTAATAGAAATTAAAACTGCTGTATGA
- the ggt gene encoding gamma-glutamyltransferase, which translates to MKKIILLFALSLLLINCKTATKKEKITGLVTQKAMVVTAREEASKIGADILKKGGNAFDAMVGTELALAVAYPFAGNLGGGGFMVYRKNDGEIGALDYREKAPLAATKNMYLDASENVIKGKSTLGAMAVGVPGTIAGVFATHKKFGTLSIEKILQPVIELAKRGVIVTKKQEKRIKNYQPLFLEANKDSIIFSKSWQENDTIKYPALAETLTRIQQNGKDEFYNGETAKRLVKFIQKNGGIITLEDLSKYEAKWRTPVTFNYDDLKVISMSPPSSGGICLAQIMKAIEPFNLHEFGHNSTKSIQVITEAERRAYADRSYFLGDPDFVTIPQQRLISKEYSKERMANFSFEKATKSSDVSHGTIEIIESDETTHYSIVDQFGNAVSVTTTLNGAYGSKLYSSELGFFFNNEMDDFSSKPGVPNMFGLIGAKANEIVPEKRMLSSMTPTIVEKNGKLFMVVGTPGGSTIITSVLQTILNVHEYKMGMQEAVNVARFHHQWLPDVIKMEPNSFNTAIKTDLKSKGYTIDETTSTIIGKVSAILVLENGKLEGGADKRGDDTAIGF; encoded by the coding sequence ATGAAAAAAATAATTTTATTATTCGCACTTTCTTTATTATTGATCAACTGTAAAACAGCAACTAAAAAAGAAAAAATAACTGGTTTAGTAACTCAAAAAGCAATGGTTGTTACTGCCAGAGAAGAAGCTTCTAAAATTGGTGCAGACATTTTAAAAAAAGGAGGAAATGCTTTTGATGCAATGGTTGGTACAGAATTAGCTTTAGCAGTTGCATATCCATTTGCAGGAAATCTTGGTGGTGGTGGTTTTATGGTCTATAGAAAAAACGACGGAGAAATTGGCGCTTTAGATTACAGAGAAAAAGCACCTTTGGCTGCAACCAAAAATATGTATTTAGATGCCTCAGAAAATGTAATTAAAGGAAAAAGCACACTTGGCGCAATGGCTGTAGGTGTTCCTGGAACAATTGCAGGAGTTTTTGCAACACATAAAAAATTTGGAACACTTTCTATTGAAAAAATATTACAACCTGTAATTGAGTTAGCTAAACGTGGAGTAATCGTTACCAAAAAGCAAGAAAAAAGAATTAAAAACTATCAACCTTTATTTTTAGAAGCGAATAAAGATTCAATTATTTTTAGTAAAAGCTGGCAAGAAAATGACACGATAAAATATCCTGCTTTAGCAGAAACTTTAACTAGAATTCAGCAAAACGGAAAAGACGAATTTTACAATGGTGAAACTGCAAAACGTTTGGTGAAATTTATTCAAAAAAACGGAGGAATTATAACCTTAGAAGATTTATCTAAATATGAAGCAAAATGGAGAACTCCTGTTACTTTTAATTATGACGATTTAAAAGTAATTTCGATGTCTCCACCTTCTAGTGGAGGAATTTGTTTAGCGCAAATTATGAAAGCTATTGAACCTTTTAACTTACATGAATTCGGTCATAATAGCACAAAATCTATTCAAGTAATTACAGAAGCAGAAAGACGCGCGTACGCAGATAGAAGCTACTTTTTAGGAGATCCTGATTTTGTTACAATTCCGCAACAAAGATTAATATCTAAAGAATATTCTAAAGAAAGAATGGCTAATTTTTCTTTTGAAAAAGCCACAAAATCTTCTGATGTTTCTCATGGTACTATAGAAATTATTGAAAGTGACGAAACCACTCATTATTCTATTGTAGATCAATTTGGAAACGCAGTTTCTGTAACAACAACTTTAAATGGCGCTTATGGTTCTAAGTTATATTCATCTGAATTAGGTTTCTTCTTTAATAATGAAATGGACGATTTTTCTAGCAAACCTGGTGTGCCAAATATGTTTGGTTTAATTGGTGCAAAAGCCAATGAAATTGTTCCAGAAAAAAGAATGTTAAGTTCTATGACACCAACAATCGTAGAAAAAAATGGTAAACTATTTATGGTTGTAGGAACTCCTGGAGGATCCACAATTATAACATCAGTTTTACAGACTATTCTAAATGTGCATGAATACAAAATGGGAATGCAAGAGGCTGTAAATGTAGCTAGATTTCATCATCAATGGTTGCCAGATGTTATTAAAATGGAACCTAATAGTTTTAATACAGCAATAAAAACTGATTTAAAAAGTAAAGGATATACTATAGACGAAACAACTTCTACTATTATAGGTAAAGTATCGGCAATTTTAGTTTTAGAAAATGGTAAATTAGAAGGAGGAGCAGATAAACGTGGAGATGATACAGCTATTGGTTTTTAA